A part of Actinobaculum sp. 313 genomic DNA contains:
- a CDS encoding LysR family transcriptional regulator, whose amino-acid sequence MKIRTLRYFAAVAHDSNMTRAAEILGVSQPTLSKQLKALERELGQKLFIRHSFSIELTDEGRLLRDRADDLIRLADRIETEFAALRDITGGDLHLGLAESFQIRLIAGAIRRLKANHPGLRYHITSGDTEQVTEKLDRGVLDFAALVEEPDATRYDVLRLPAADLWGVVMRRDDPLARSSALTIDDLAGLPCSVPSSPGPAIYRAGRESA is encoded by the coding sequence ATGAAGATACGGACCTTGCGCTATTTCGCGGCCGTCGCACACGACAGCAACATGACCCGTGCCGCTGAAATACTGGGTGTCTCACAGCCAACGCTCTCCAAACAACTCAAAGCCCTCGAACGAGAGCTCGGGCAGAAACTGTTCATCCGGCACTCCTTCAGCATCGAACTTACCGACGAAGGACGGCTACTACGCGACCGCGCCGACGACCTTATACGCCTAGCCGATCGAATCGAAACTGAATTCGCCGCCTTACGGGACATCACCGGCGGAGACCTTCATCTCGGTCTCGCTGAGTCCTTCCAGATTCGCCTTATTGCCGGTGCGATCCGTCGGCTCAAGGCAAACCACCCCGGACTTCGCTACCACATCACCAGCGGAGACACCGAGCAGGTCACTGAGAAACTGGATCGCGGTGTGCTGGACTTCGCCGCTCTGGTGGAAGAACCCGACGCCACAAGATATGACGTGCTGCGGCTGCCGGCTGCCGACTTGTGGGGTGTTGTTATGCGCCGGGACGACCCACTCGCTCGCTCGAGCGCGCTCACTATCGATGACCTCGCAGGGCTCCCCTGTTCTGTTCCGAGCAGTCCTGGGCCAGCGATATACCGCGCTGGGCGGGAAAGCGCATGA
- a CDS encoding Fic family protein has protein sequence MSTNPHLRRETRIQTIHSSLLIEGNSLSHQDVTAIINGERVLGPPSDIREVENANRAYTHMSSFDPYSPADLLQAHAILMDGLIPDAGQFRAGNAGVFKDGKLIHPGTPAKYVPDTIRNLFSWLSSTDLHPLLASCLFHYEFESIHPFTDGNGRTGRLWHTLLLSHWRAPLAWLPVETVIHARQEEYYRTIATSNQAGSCESFVVFALEAIRDALLPYIEPHPLQNRRQRILGLLRDDPHLTVRALAVQLGCSQRTAERLIAELRAAGQLSREGSARSGWWRVRRPDG, from the coding sequence TTGAGCACCAACCCTCATCTTCGCCGCGAGACGCGAATCCAAACAATTCACTCTTCGCTCCTCATTGAAGGGAACTCGCTGTCGCACCAAGACGTCACCGCAATCATCAACGGTGAGCGGGTACTCGGACCGCCATCGGATATTCGTGAGGTTGAGAACGCCAACCGTGCTTACACACACATGAGTTCTTTTGACCCTTACTCCCCGGCGGACCTCCTACAGGCACACGCCATACTCATGGACGGACTGATTCCCGATGCCGGGCAGTTCCGGGCTGGTAACGCGGGAGTCTTCAAAGACGGCAAGCTGATCCATCCCGGCACCCCAGCAAAATACGTGCCGGATACCATACGGAACCTGTTCTCCTGGCTGAGTTCGACAGACCTTCACCCACTTCTCGCCTCGTGCCTTTTCCATTACGAGTTTGAGTCTATTCATCCGTTCACCGACGGTAACGGGCGCACTGGGCGCCTTTGGCATACGCTGCTACTGTCACACTGGCGGGCTCCGCTTGCATGGCTGCCGGTCGAAACCGTTATCCATGCACGCCAAGAGGAGTACTACCGGACCATTGCCACATCAAATCAAGCGGGGTCTTGCGAGAGTTTTGTCGTCTTCGCGCTCGAGGCGATCCGCGACGCACTACTCCCCTACATTGAGCCACACCCACTGCAGAATCGACGGCAGCGAATACTCGGGCTGCTCCGCGATGACCCGCACCTGACCGTACGTGCCTTGGCGGTACAACTCGGTTGTTCGCAGCGGACGGCCGAGCGACTCATAGCTGAGCTGCGAGCCGCCGGCCAATTAAGTCGGGAGGGAAGCGCACGATCTGGCTGGTGGCGCGTCCGCCGACCAGATGGCTAA
- a CDS encoding Rrf2 family transcriptional regulator → MRKVMAGLVQSGIVTSRSGSPGYEMAMAPRDATLLAIHDAACGEPLRVMDLHRNPNDDCIVGRHITPVLSEVMAHAEDALRCALASQSLHDCIGSMRARLHPDEIAQLEPGGNE, encoded by the coding sequence GTGCGCAAGGTAATGGCAGGTCTGGTCCAATCCGGCATCGTTACCTCACGCAGCGGTTCGCCGGGATACGAGATGGCTATGGCACCCCGTGATGCCACGCTGCTGGCAATTCATGACGCCGCCTGCGGCGAACCCCTTCGCGTGATGGATCTACACCGCAATCCCAACGATGACTGCATTGTGGGGCGGCACATCACGCCGGTACTTTCCGAAGTCATGGCACATGCCGAAGACGCCCTCCGATGCGCCTTGGCGTCGCAGTCGCTTCACGACTGCATCGGCAGCATGCGCGCGCGATTACATCCAGACGAAATAGCTCAACTAGAGCCGGGAGGAAACGAATGA
- a CDS encoding zinc ribbon domain-containing protein: MSIGEAIAKARTVRGMTQSDLADEVMVTRQAVSRWETGATTPGVDMCKLLARALDVPVTTLLGLPPAPNCQSCGMPIPKPEQHGAEADGTLSQDYCAWCYQDGTFVGEETMDGLIEFSAPYMAESTGITNDEAISYMTAVLPHLRRWKQ; the protein is encoded by the coding sequence ATGTCTATTGGAGAAGCGATTGCGAAGGCGCGGACTGTCCGCGGGATGACCCAGAGCGATCTGGCCGATGAGGTCATGGTGACGCGGCAGGCGGTATCGCGATGGGAGACCGGTGCGACCACGCCGGGTGTCGATATGTGTAAATTATTGGCAAGAGCGTTGGACGTGCCGGTTACGACGCTTCTTGGGCTTCCGCCAGCGCCAAACTGCCAGAGCTGTGGCATGCCCATCCCGAAGCCGGAGCAGCATGGTGCCGAAGCCGATGGAACCCTCTCGCAGGATTACTGCGCCTGGTGCTACCAGGACGGCACTTTCGTCGGTGAAGAGACCATGGATGGGCTGATTGAGTTCAGCGCGCCTTATATGGCCGAAAGTACTGGAATCACAAACGACGAAGCCATCTCATATATGACGGCGGTACTACCGCATTTGCGCCGCTGGAAACAGTAG
- a CDS encoding NADP-dependent oxidoreductase → MKAAVLIHYGKAPYAVQVDDVREPKVAPRDALVRVRAAGVNPVDTMIARKEVQLLARYRTPLILGNELAGEVEAVGAEVTRVQVGQRVMCRMPVNRIGAFAQYAAVDENALAPIPDDYNFQEAASLSLTALTAAQALDLLHGARPGNTVFISGGTGSLGATIIPLAADRGLRVITSGNARHEPRILALGAEQFIDYRTQDYTQVLRDVDFVIDGLGGKEVKRQLGIMREGGTLVSLRGGPNREFARREAYGHLKRALFTVAGMCFDRAAAARKQRYRFVYVHSDGEQLEQAVKVLAGRGVKAHIGDVLPLEEAAEALTRVDAGGAAGKLVLVP, encoded by the coding sequence ATGAAGGCGGCTGTTCTGATCCACTATGGAAAGGCGCCCTACGCCGTTCAGGTGGACGATGTCCGCGAACCGAAAGTCGCACCGAGAGATGCCCTGGTGCGCGTGCGTGCCGCGGGTGTCAATCCTGTTGACACGATGATCGCACGCAAGGAGGTTCAGCTCCTCGCCAGATACCGAACTCCGCTCATCTTGGGTAACGAGCTGGCCGGCGAGGTGGAAGCGGTCGGGGCGGAGGTGACCCGCGTGCAGGTCGGCCAACGCGTCATGTGCCGAATGCCGGTTAATCGTATCGGAGCGTTCGCGCAGTACGCAGCGGTAGACGAAAACGCGCTGGCACCGATCCCCGATGATTACAACTTCCAAGAGGCCGCTTCCCTATCACTGACCGCGTTAACAGCAGCGCAGGCTTTGGACCTCTTGCATGGAGCACGCCCTGGCAACACGGTGTTTATCTCCGGCGGCACCGGTAGCCTGGGCGCAACGATTATTCCGCTGGCTGCAGATCGCGGGTTACGCGTTATCACATCGGGTAATGCTCGGCACGAACCACGTATTCTCGCCTTAGGCGCGGAACAGTTCATCGACTATCGCACTCAGGACTACACGCAAGTGCTCCGAGATGTCGACTTCGTTATCGATGGTCTCGGCGGCAAAGAAGTCAAACGCCAACTGGGAATCATGCGCGAGGGTGGAACCCTGGTGTCGCTGCGAGGCGGTCCTAACCGTGAGTTCGCACGCCGGGAAGCGTACGGGCACCTCAAGCGGGCTCTGTTCACTGTGGCAGGAATGTGCTTCGACCGGGCAGCCGCAGCCCGAAAGCAGCGATACCGATTCGTCTACGTACATTCCGACGGCGAACAGTTGGAACAGGCGGTCAAGGTTCTTGCCGGTCGCGGTGTCAAAGCCCATATAGGTGACGTTCTGCCACTGGAAGAAGCTGCGGAGGCCCTGACTCGTGTAGACGCCGGCGGCGCTGCGGGTAAGCTCGTCTTGGTCCCTTGA
- a CDS encoding aldo/keto reductase — protein sequence MQYTKLGTTDITISKLCIGGMSFGRVFEDFHQWVIDQPTTQAVIARALELGINFIDTANVYAHGTSEEFIGESLKKLGVKREDVVLASKVYFNEGNLSRAAITREIDGTLARLGTDYLDLYIIHRFDYGTPIEETMETLDSLVQAGRVRALGASAMYAYQLHNMQVVAHENGWTKFASMQNHYNLLYREDEREMIPVCQQYGMSLTPYSPSLRGI from the coding sequence ATGCAATACACCAAACTAGGAACGACGGATATCACCATCTCGAAACTCTGCATCGGTGGGATGAGCTTCGGGCGAGTCTTCGAGGACTTCCACCAGTGGGTCATCGACCAGCCGACGACGCAGGCGGTGATCGCCCGCGCGTTGGAACTCGGCATCAACTTCATCGACACGGCCAATGTGTACGCCCACGGTACCAGTGAGGAGTTCATAGGAGAATCACTTAAGAAGCTCGGGGTAAAACGCGAGGACGTAGTACTTGCCTCGAAGGTGTATTTCAACGAGGGGAACCTCTCCCGTGCCGCGATTACCCGAGAGATCGATGGAACACTGGCCCGCTTGGGCACCGATTACCTCGATCTGTACATCATCCATCGCTTCGACTATGGCACTCCGATCGAGGAGACGATGGAGACCCTCGACTCGTTGGTCCAGGCAGGCAGGGTTCGTGCGCTCGGAGCGTCGGCCATGTACGCCTATCAGCTCCACAATATGCAGGTGGTGGCGCATGAAAACGGCTGGACGAAGTTCGCCAGCATGCAGAATCATTATAACTTGCTGTACCGGGAGGACGAACGAGAAATGATCCCTGTGTGCCAGCAATATGGTATGTCGCTCACCCCGTACAGTCCCTCGCTTCGGGGCATTTGA
- a CDS encoding ATP-binding cassette domain-containing protein, whose protein sequence is MQLNLSELEFTYPGASTPILAGITVSFPQGWTGIIGDNGCGKTTLARIACRELEADVGVVVPDLLAYYCAQDATELPKLLEDFAYAYDARTLRIRRELEIEDDWAWRYETLSGGQRKMTQIACALWSAPDVLVLDEPTNHVDASARAAIGRVFGSFGGIGILISHDRELLDALCSQCLLMGSGGAVLRPGGYSDATAQAELEALTLLRQRDTARREQKRIAREAQRRREEASRTASRRSGRNIATRDNDARFRLRQTIVSGKDGVAGRLSARMEARLERANTEVEGIRLEKHYDAEVWVDSRPSRRPVALELPQQDLALGESKILRTPPLHIGHREHIALVGDNGSGKTTLVKALLGPRTDGSVVRSPSENSVPEHGRFLYHDAPLISATTSITWRIKPETEGALRLVVEGA, encoded by the coding sequence ATGCAGCTCAACCTTTCCGAACTTGAATTTACCTACCCTGGCGCGAGTACACCGATCCTCGCCGGGATTACTGTGAGCTTTCCGCAAGGATGGACCGGAATAATCGGTGACAATGGCTGTGGTAAGACAACGCTCGCGCGTATTGCCTGCCGGGAGCTTGAGGCCGACGTCGGCGTCGTCGTACCGGACTTGTTGGCATACTACTGTGCGCAGGATGCGACGGAGCTGCCTAAACTCTTGGAAGACTTCGCTTATGCGTACGATGCGCGCACACTTCGTATTCGGCGGGAACTCGAGATCGAGGACGACTGGGCGTGGCGATATGAGACCTTGTCCGGCGGTCAGCGGAAGATGACACAGATAGCATGCGCTCTGTGGAGCGCGCCGGATGTATTGGTGCTCGACGAACCGACAAATCATGTTGATGCTTCTGCGCGTGCGGCCATCGGCCGTGTGTTCGGGAGTTTCGGCGGTATCGGGATCCTCATTTCACACGACAGGGAATTGCTTGATGCCCTGTGTTCGCAATGTCTGTTGATGGGATCGGGAGGAGCCGTGTTGCGGCCCGGCGGGTACTCGGATGCCACCGCGCAAGCGGAGTTGGAGGCCCTAACCCTGCTGCGGCAGCGGGACACGGCAAGACGTGAGCAGAAACGCATCGCCCGGGAAGCGCAGCGACGGCGTGAGGAGGCGTCGCGTACCGCTTCGCGGCGTAGTGGGCGCAATATCGCCACCCGTGATAACGACGCTCGCTTTCGGCTGCGTCAGACCATAGTGAGCGGGAAAGACGGGGTGGCAGGACGGCTTTCGGCAAGAATGGAGGCGCGGCTTGAGCGGGCCAATACGGAGGTGGAAGGGATCCGCTTAGAAAAGCACTACGACGCTGAGGTGTGGGTCGACTCCCGCCCTAGCAGGCGGCCTGTCGCGCTCGAGTTGCCGCAACAGGATCTAGCACTGGGTGAATCGAAAATCCTGCGCACACCCCCGCTACATATCGGTCATCGTGAGCATATTGCGCTGGTGGGAGATAACGGTAGCGGTAAGACGACGTTAGTGAAGGCTTTGCTGGGCCCGCGAACCGATGGAAGTGTGGTGCGTTCACCGTCTGAGAATAGCGTGCCGGAGCACGGACGTTTCCTCTACCACGATGCACCGTTGATTTCGGCGACGACGTCGATCACGTGGAGGATCAAGCCGGAAACGGAGGGCGCGCTGCGATTAGTGGTGGAGGGCGCTTGA
- a CDS encoding aldo/keto reductase, giving the protein MRRKYDRDRETGIPIVGRVAEVSERYGVAMSDVALAWHWGKGVAAPIVGCSRPSRVDDAVRALDLKLSDDDVAYLEELYVPHELVGPLARPGDKPLPGAAVRR; this is encoded by the coding sequence ATGCGTAGGAAGTATGATCGCGATCGGGAGACGGGTATTCCGATTGTTGGGCGGGTGGCAGAAGTTTCCGAACGGTACGGCGTCGCCATGTCCGATGTAGCTTTGGCCTGGCACTGGGGCAAAGGCGTTGCCGCTCCCATCGTCGGGTGCTCGCGCCCGAGCAGGGTTGACGATGCTGTGCGAGCGTTGGATCTCAAACTGTCCGACGACGACGTCGCCTATCTGGAGGAGCTATACGTACCGCATGAACTGGTCGGGCCGCTTGCCCGTCCGGGAGACAAACCGCTTCCTGGAGCCGCTGTTAGAAGGTGA
- a CDS encoding glycoside hydrolase family 3 N-terminal domain-containing protein, which yields MNQYEIDHLAVVRVNAPESMVLLKSDGSFPLSHPGRLALYGAGARRTVKGGSGSGDVNSRHVVTIEEGLENAGFVLTTKPWLDAYDDVAAAHHRRFVADLKRRAAQAGIPAPEFGMGAVEAAPEYDLPLAGTGDAAVYVVSRESGEGNDRVAQRGDVLLTHSEIRDIQVLAAQFERFLLVLNVGGVVDLSPVSHVPNILLLSQLGASIGDAFADVLLGRSYPSGKLSTTWTAWEDYPSIGNFGDPDDTYYREGIYVGYRYFDSVGVAPLFPFGFGLGYTTFDVEVRAVSSDHSLVSVQAAVTNTGEHAGKEVVQVYVSAPNGRLDQPHQVLAGFAKTDEISAGSTERVTVTFDLADLASYDAAAVAMVLEAGEYVIRVGTSSRDTEVCAVVELSETATVRRVHQVLADPGFTDFTSPQYAAPRPAYNQVPRVLVTAADLRRADACEPVDLADALDHVSGLSDDELCHLVLGDYGDSAMKQSVIGQASQTLIGAAGQTTTAIPGLPSLILADGPAGLRLAPEVGEDADGRFALRPALGGLYAELREDDAPAQAGETAPRRPQRSYEQYTTALPIGTAIAQTWNLTLAEKLGDIVGAEMEHFGVHLWLAPAVNLHRSILCGRNFEYFSEDPLLSGQVAAAIARGVQAHPGRGVTIKHFACNNQEANRLHSCSHVSERAARELYLRSFEITIRTDQPHGLMTSYNLINGVHTSESSALLETLLRQEWGYKGLVMTDWVIDSMARTDQRYPRAIAAATIKAGNELFMPGCENDRQNLLAALHTGNAAPGGKAHSGEEQRGKEQRVSLTREELEKQAARIVRIVRRLR from the coding sequence GTGAACCAATACGAGATCGACCATCTCGCGGTAGTCCGAGTCAATGCCCCCGAATCGATGGTCCTTCTGAAGTCCGACGGATCCTTCCCTCTCTCCCACCCGGGCAGGCTCGCTTTGTACGGCGCGGGGGCGCGTCGCACTGTCAAAGGCGGCAGCGGTTCGGGCGACGTCAATTCTCGCCACGTTGTCACCATTGAAGAAGGGCTGGAGAATGCCGGTTTCGTGCTGACAACCAAGCCGTGGCTCGATGCCTACGACGACGTCGCCGCCGCGCATCACCGCCGCTTCGTCGCAGATTTGAAGAGGCGTGCCGCGCAGGCCGGTATTCCGGCACCGGAGTTCGGCATGGGCGCCGTCGAAGCCGCGCCGGAGTATGATCTGCCGCTTGCAGGCACGGGCGACGCCGCGGTGTACGTGGTCTCCCGCGAGTCGGGTGAGGGCAACGACCGGGTGGCGCAGCGCGGCGACGTACTCCTCACGCATTCCGAAATCAGGGATATTCAGGTTCTTGCCGCCCAGTTTGAGAGGTTCCTACTGGTTCTGAATGTGGGAGGCGTCGTCGACCTCAGCCCGGTGAGCCACGTACCCAATATCCTCCTTCTCTCACAGCTTGGTGCCAGTATTGGTGATGCTTTTGCCGACGTCCTGCTCGGCAGGAGCTATCCCTCCGGAAAACTCTCAACCACCTGGACTGCGTGGGAAGATTACCCCTCCATCGGCAACTTCGGCGATCCAGACGACACGTACTACCGCGAAGGCATCTACGTCGGATATCGCTACTTCGACTCGGTTGGTGTCGCACCGCTTTTCCCCTTCGGTTTCGGACTCGGATACACCACCTTCGACGTCGAGGTGCGCGCAGTATCTTCGGACCACTCGCTGGTCAGCGTGCAGGCGGCCGTTACCAATACGGGCGAACACGCGGGCAAGGAAGTTGTACAAGTGTACGTCAGCGCACCCAACGGCAGGCTCGACCAGCCGCACCAAGTCTTGGCAGGCTTTGCAAAAACCGATGAGATATCGGCCGGCAGCACCGAGCGGGTCACCGTCACCTTCGACCTCGCCGACCTCGCATCTTACGATGCGGCGGCAGTGGCCATGGTTCTCGAAGCCGGTGAATATGTGATTCGCGTCGGCACGTCTAGCCGCGACACGGAGGTGTGCGCCGTCGTCGAGCTCTCCGAAACCGCTACGGTTCGCAGGGTACATCAGGTACTGGCCGATCCCGGATTCACAGATTTCACGTCACCGCAATACGCGGCACCGCGCCCCGCATACAACCAGGTACCGCGAGTACTTGTCACGGCCGCCGATCTCCGCCGCGCGGACGCTTGCGAGCCCGTAGACCTTGCCGATGCGCTCGACCACGTCAGCGGGTTATCCGACGATGAGCTCTGTCATCTGGTTCTTGGTGACTACGGCGACTCTGCCATGAAGCAATCCGTCATCGGGCAGGCCTCACAAACCCTTATCGGCGCGGCCGGACAGACAACGACCGCGATCCCTGGTCTCCCCTCGCTTATTCTTGCCGACGGACCCGCCGGACTGCGCTTGGCACCGGAAGTGGGTGAAGATGCGGATGGTCGCTTTGCTCTGCGCCCCGCGCTCGGCGGCCTGTATGCCGAGTTACGGGAAGATGATGCACCAGCACAGGCGGGCGAGACCGCACCCCGGCGGCCGCAGCGGTCCTACGAGCAGTACACCACCGCTCTTCCCATCGGTACGGCCATCGCGCAAACCTGGAACCTGACACTGGCCGAGAAACTCGGCGACATTGTAGGCGCGGAAATGGAACACTTCGGTGTACACCTCTGGTTGGCTCCGGCAGTGAATCTGCACCGTTCAATCTTGTGCGGTCGTAACTTCGAGTACTTCTCCGAGGATCCACTGCTATCTGGCCAGGTGGCCGCTGCAATAGCGCGCGGCGTGCAGGCCCATCCAGGGCGCGGAGTAACCATCAAGCACTTCGCTTGCAACAATCAAGAAGCCAACCGCCTACACTCGTGCAGCCATGTGTCGGAGCGTGCTGCGCGCGAACTCTACCTGCGAAGTTTTGAGATTACGATCCGTACAGACCAGCCGCATGGCCTGATGACCTCCTACAACCTCATCAATGGAGTTCATACCTCCGAGTCTTCCGCCTTGCTGGAAACACTTCTCCGCCAGGAGTGGGGCTACAAGGGCCTTGTTATGACCGACTGGGTTATCGACTCTATGGCGCGCACAGATCAGAGGTATCCGCGCGCAATCGCCGCGGCCACCATAAAGGCCGGTAACGAGTTGTTTATGCCCGGCTGCGAGAATGACCGGCAGAACTTGCTGGCAGCTCTTCACACTGGCAATGCTGCGCCCGGCGGCAAAGCTCACAGTGGTGAGGAACAGCGGGGCAAGGAGCAGAGAGTATCTCTCACCCGCGAGGAACTAGAGAAGCAAGCCGCACGCATAGTACGAATAGTTCGCAGGCTAAGGTAG
- a CDS encoding alpha/beta hydrolase, with protein sequence MTNESLELTNEWDKVFPASVEVGHERVTFHNRFGITLAADLYTPKGVSGPRPALAVSGPFGAVKEQSSGLYAQKMAEYGFLAIAFDPSFTGESGGTPRYMNSPDINIEDFQAAVDYLSVRDDVDADNIGIIGICGWGGMALAAAAADPRIKATVVSTMYDLSRVAANGYFDSADSAEARNQMRASVAAQRTASYRVGTYAMAGGVVDPLPDDAPQFVKDYYDYYKTPRGYHPRSLNSNDGWTVIGGSSLMNATLLGYIEEIENAVMIVHGEEAHSFYMGKDAFARLQGTTRCSFLSLAPPIPICTTAVGRTPSHGIRSLSSSRCICADRDELGPHARRMGKPRNFFI encoded by the coding sequence ATGACGAACGAATCTCTTGAGTTGACCAACGAGTGGGACAAGGTCTTTCCGGCCTCGGTGGAGGTCGGCCACGAAAGGGTTACTTTCCACAATCGATTCGGTATCACTCTGGCGGCCGACCTCTACACGCCGAAAGGGGTATCGGGGCCACGGCCAGCGTTGGCGGTGTCCGGCCCGTTCGGTGCGGTCAAGGAGCAGTCCAGCGGCTTATACGCCCAAAAGATGGCCGAGTACGGCTTCTTGGCCATCGCCTTCGATCCCAGTTTCACGGGTGAGTCCGGCGGCACGCCGCGCTACATGAATTCGCCGGATATTAATATCGAGGATTTCCAGGCCGCCGTCGATTACCTTTCCGTGCGCGACGACGTCGATGCGGACAATATCGGCATCATTGGCATTTGCGGTTGGGGAGGAATGGCGTTGGCCGCCGCTGCGGCAGATCCACGCATTAAGGCGACGGTCGTCTCCACTATGTATGACCTGAGTCGGGTGGCGGCCAATGGCTACTTCGACTCGGCGGACTCCGCTGAGGCCCGCAATCAGATGCGCGCATCCGTGGCGGCCCAGCGCACTGCCAGCTACCGGGTTGGCACCTACGCCATGGCGGGTGGCGTGGTGGACCCGCTTCCCGACGATGCGCCGCAGTTCGTCAAGGACTATTACGACTATTACAAGACGCCGCGCGGCTACCACCCGCGCTCGCTGAACTCGAATGACGGGTGGACTGTTATTGGCGGGTCGTCGCTAATGAATGCCACGCTGTTGGGCTACATTGAGGAAATCGAGAACGCTGTGATGATTGTGCATGGGGAAGAGGCGCACTCGTTCTATATGGGCAAGGATGCCTTCGCTCGGCTCCAGGGGACAACAAGGTGTTCGTTCCTATCCCTGGCGCCTCCCATACCGATCTGTACGACGGCGGTGGGAAGAACGCCATCCCATGGGATCAGATCGCTGAGTTCTTCGCGCTGCATTTGTGCTGACCGCGACGAACTCGGTCCGCATGCCCGGCGGATGGGGAAGCCTCGCAATTTCTTTATCTAG